The Macellibacteroides fermentans genome includes the window CCTGCCCCCCGAATTGTACCGGCTGATACGGCTCAAGCGCGGTACGCCCCGCTTCAGGGTGAATTACAACCCGGCGCTCAATTATGCCCGGGGTGAAGTGGGACATAAAACAGGTCCGGAGTATGTGAAGACCTACGCCAAGGCCAACGAGCGGGATACCATCTATCTCTATTCGGGTATTCCTTACGATGTTATTTTTAACCAGCAGGAGGTGTTGCTGCAACGCGACGAGTTCTTGCTGGTGTCGTACAACCAAAAACTGATTCCCATCGATATGAACCGGGTGAACCTGGAGTTTCAGCGCACCCGGCTTTACTGGATGAACTGGACCAACCGGTCGAAGAAGTACACGGCTTTTAACGAGCAGATTGAACGGAGCATGCTGGTGCTTAAGCTGATGTCGTACCAGCGGAGCGGGGCCGTACTGGCTGCCCTTACCACCAGTCTGCCCGAATCCATTGGCGAAGTGCGTAACTGGGATTACCGGTTCTGCTGGCTGAGGGATGCCTCCATGTCCATCGAAACCCTCGTGAAGGTGGGCCACCGGGGGGCGGCCGAACGTTTTATCGCTTTTATCACCGGAATTCTGTATTCTAAATACGACCGTTTTCAGATTATGTACGGAATACGGGGGGAGAGGGTGCTTACGGAGTACGATCTGCCCCACCTGGCGGGATACAAGAACTCCAAGCCGGTGCGGGTGGGGAACGATGCCTATCATCAGATGCAGAACGATTCCTTTGGTTACCTGATGGATGTTATTTACCAGTATTACCTCTATTTTCCGGGTACGCTGGACGAGATTGAGGATATGTTCGAGGTGGTGAAGAATATTGTACGTACCGTGATGGAGGATTGGCGGAAGCCGGATAAGGGTATCTGGGAGATCAGGGGCGACGAAAAGCATTTTGTCTTATCGAAGGTGATGTGCTGGGTGGCGCTGGACCGGGCCGAAAAGATTGCCGTAATGCTCCAAAAGGGTGGGTACGCTGATAAGTGGCGTTGCGAAGCGGAGCTGATTAAGACGGATGTTTTCATGCAGGGCTGGAAGGAGGAGATTCAGAGCTTTTCGCAGACCTATTGCAATACCGAGCTGGACTCGTCGCTGCTTCTGATGGAGGTGTACGGCTTTATTGATGCTACAGACCCACGGTATAAGCAGACGGTGGATGCCATTTACCGCAAACTGATGTTTAAGGGGCTGATGTTCCGCTATAATAATGTGGATGACTTCGGTATTCCGTCGTCTGCCTTTACCATCTGCACCTTCTGGATGGTGCGGGCTTTATATGTTACGGGCCGGCAGGCTGAGGCGCTTAATCTGTTTGAAACGTTGCTAAGCTATTCGAATCACCTGGGGCTTTTTAGCGAGGATCTTGATTTTGATACGAAAAGCCAGCTGGGTAATTTCCCGCAGGCTTATTCGCATCTTGCGCTAATCAACACCGCCATGTTGTTTGGCGAGGAGAAACGGCTGTCTAAGTTTATCAGACCTTAAGGGGATCCATCAGTTGCCGGAGGAACGGAATGGTTTCCGGTTGTGTGCACAGGCAATAGCGGGCCACTTCGGAAATATTCCCTACCTTGATGGTATAGGCATCTGCCGGCAGTTCGCGGAAGGTGTCTTCGTCCGTTGTATCGTCTCCCATGGCAAGGATAAAGTCGTATGTATTGTTTTGCAGAATTCGCCGTGCTTCGGATCCCTTGCTGAAGTGGGGCGATTTGATCTCCAGTATTTTATTACCCTGCATAATCTGCAGGTTCAACCGGGCACAGGGGGTGATGAGTTCGTTGATGAGCTGCTGTTCGCGCAGGGAGG containing:
- a CDS encoding glycoside hydrolase family 15 protein — encoded protein: MEHLNYGAVGNCRTAALISDKGSIDWFCFPDFDSPSVFGKLLDEKKGGNMSFIVGNDYRISQRYLEHTNILSTLFEATEGAFEVIDFMPRYKLLDYDYYLPPELYRLIRLKRGTPRFRVNYNPALNYARGEVGHKTGPEYVKTYAKANERDTIYLYSGIPYDVIFNQQEVLLQRDEFLLVSYNQKLIPIDMNRVNLEFQRTRLYWMNWTNRSKKYTAFNEQIERSMLVLKLMSYQRSGAVLAALTTSLPESIGEVRNWDYRFCWLRDASMSIETLVKVGHRGAAERFIAFITGILYSKYDRFQIMYGIRGERVLTEYDLPHLAGYKNSKPVRVGNDAYHQMQNDSFGYLMDVIYQYYLYFPGTLDEIEDMFEVVKNIVRTVMEDWRKPDKGIWEIRGDEKHFVLSKVMCWVALDRAEKIAVMLQKGGYADKWRCEAELIKTDVFMQGWKEEIQSFSQTYCNTELDSSLLLMEVYGFIDATDPRYKQTVDAIYRKLMFKGLMFRYNNVDDFGIPSSAFTICTFWMVRALYVTGRQAEALNLFETLLSYSNHLGLFSEDLDFDTKSQLGNFPQAYSHLALINTAMLFGEEKRLSKFIRP